One segment of Sandaracinaceae bacterium DNA contains the following:
- a CDS encoding DNA adenine methylase, with amino-acid sequence MATPAALARIPLKKVPVGSVVSTRPLRDAPLQDAPLRDAPKPSPFIKWVGGKGRLMGQLEPLMPPGVERMRHVEPFVGGGAMFFARQPERAVLSDINPDLVHVYQSIRDDVQGVITALAPLAAAGNEPDTYYAVRERYNAGEGRAKPLRAAMFIYLNKTCFNGLHRVNQRGQFNVPAGRYKNPTILDHAGLRAASRALAGADIRVAGFEELLGTARPGDFVYFDPPYEPVSTTASFTGYARDGFSQEDQTRLRDVFRELHRRGAKLMLSNSDVPFIRELYRDFHISTIEAARAINSNGAGRGKISEVVVRNYA; translated from the coding sequence ATGGCTACCCCAGCAGCTCTCGCGCGCATCCCACTGAAGAAGGTCCCCGTGGGGAGCGTGGTGTCCACACGCCCGCTGCGCGACGCCCCGCTGCAGGACGCGCCGCTGCGCGATGCGCCCAAGCCCTCGCCGTTCATCAAGTGGGTGGGCGGCAAAGGCCGGCTCATGGGGCAGCTGGAGCCGCTGATGCCGCCGGGTGTGGAGCGCATGCGGCACGTGGAGCCGTTCGTGGGCGGCGGCGCCATGTTCTTCGCACGGCAGCCCGAGCGCGCCGTGCTGTCGGACATCAACCCCGACCTGGTGCACGTGTACCAGTCCATCCGCGACGACGTGCAGGGCGTGATCACCGCGCTCGCGCCCTTGGCGGCGGCCGGCAACGAGCCCGACACCTACTACGCGGTGCGCGAGCGGTACAACGCGGGTGAGGGGCGCGCGAAGCCGCTGCGTGCCGCGATGTTCATCTACCTGAACAAGACCTGCTTCAACGGGCTGCACCGCGTGAACCAGCGCGGGCAGTTCAACGTGCCGGCCGGGCGCTACAAGAACCCCACCATCCTGGACCACGCGGGCCTGCGCGCAGCGAGCCGTGCCCTCGCGGGCGCCGACATCCGCGTGGCCGGCTTCGAGGAGCTGCTAGGCACCGCGCGGCCCGGGGACTTCGTGTACTTCGACCCGCCGTACGAGCCCGTCTCCACGACCGCGAGCTTCACCGGCTACGCGCGGGACGGCTTCTCGCAGGAGGACCAGACGCGCCTGCGGGACGTGTTCCGTGAGCTCCACCGACGCGGCGCGAAGCTCATGCTCAGCAACAGCGACGTGCCGTTCATCCGCGAGCTGTACCGAGACTTCCACATCAGCACCATCGAGGCCGCGCGCGCCATCAACTCGAACGGCGCGGGCCGCGGGAAGATCAGCGAGGTGGTGGTGCGCAACTACGCCTGA
- a CDS encoding SDR family oxidoreductase, with translation MRVSQGRVLVTGASRGIGRAVVACLVKCGARVAAVGRDEEALMQVARISSKQVTAVVGDLARESERELLVGHAAEALGGLDGLVHCAGIVKYEPVGTLTPQALEAMWRVNQLAPTLLSQEAARVMVQQGHGGSIVTVSSTLSGRPAPSTLGYAGTKAALEATTRGLAKELAARHIRVNAVAPGVVDTDMVRQPRVAPGTRVPEGAERDRLVAEQLEALAYLHPLGRLGTAAEVAELIVQVLDAEWMTGSVVTLDGGLSL, from the coding sequence ATGAGAGTGAGCCAGGGGCGAGTCCTCGTGACCGGCGCGAGCCGTGGGATTGGGCGCGCCGTCGTGGCCTGCCTGGTGAAGTGCGGTGCGCGCGTGGCCGCCGTGGGGCGCGACGAAGAGGCGCTCATGCAGGTGGCGCGCATCTCGTCGAAGCAGGTGACCGCCGTGGTGGGCGACCTGGCGCGCGAGTCGGAGCGCGAGCTCTTGGTGGGCCACGCGGCCGAGGCGCTGGGCGGCCTCGACGGGCTGGTGCACTGCGCGGGCATCGTGAAGTACGAGCCGGTGGGCACGCTCACCCCGCAGGCCCTCGAGGCCATGTGGCGGGTCAACCAGCTGGCGCCCACGCTGCTCAGCCAGGAGGCGGCGCGCGTCATGGTGCAGCAGGGCCACGGCGGCTCCATCGTCACCGTGAGCAGCACGCTCTCGGGGCGCCCGGCGCCGTCCACCCTGGGCTACGCGGGCACCAAGGCCGCGCTCGAAGCCACCACGCGCGGGCTCGCCAAAGAGCTGGCCGCGCGCCACATCCGCGTCAACGCGGTGGCGCCCGGCGTGGTGGACACCGACATGGTGCGCCAACCGCGCGTGGCTCCGGGCACGCGTGTCCCCGAAGGGGCCGAGCGCGATCGCCTGGTGGCCGAGCAGCTGGAGGCGCTGGCCTACCTGCACCCGCTCGGGCGTCTGGGGACGGCCGCCGAGGTGGCGGAGCTCATCGTGCAGGTGCTGGACGCCGAGTGGATGACGGGCAGTGTGGTCACGCTGGACGGCGGCTTGAGCCTGTGA
- a CDS encoding amidase, with amino-acid sequence MKDELSDMDATGQAQLIADGALTPLELVDATIKRIERLDATVHALDSRDFDAARERARTQRAEGSFGGVPLLVKDLLSVPGQPCRMGSRLFAGNVAQEGSPFTARLAAAGFNVLGKTTTSELGLLGSTEALLSGTTRNPWDLTRSATGSSGGSAAAVASGMVPLAHASDGGGSIRIPAAACGLFGLKPSRGRCVPAGPDMHGLLIDFAVSRSVRDSARLLAVLEQQDGPLPPVGVVQGPHARRLRIGVYHDTLMGESPVPAVHDALRKTVELCRALGHHVVDMASPPVSGAELSDTFFVLAGFTVDQLAAMMRPLLGRDVGEGELEPFTLELLAWFRALPAGRVPDALAVLAKAEVAMRQHLSAFDAVLCPTLPIEVPSLGYLSPQLPREVVLRRTESLAGYTCIHNMAGVPAMTVPLFRDPTGLPIGSHFAAPFGHEATLLALAFELEAAAPWIDSYPLPQA; translated from the coding sequence ATGAAGGACGAACTCTCGGACATGGACGCCACAGGGCAGGCGCAGCTCATCGCGGACGGTGCCCTCACGCCGCTCGAGTTGGTGGACGCCACCATCAAGCGCATCGAGCGGTTGGACGCCACGGTGCACGCGCTCGATAGCCGGGACTTCGACGCTGCGCGCGAGCGTGCGCGCACCCAGCGCGCCGAGGGCTCGTTCGGTGGCGTGCCGCTGCTGGTGAAGGACCTGCTCAGCGTTCCGGGTCAGCCGTGCCGGATGGGCTCGCGTTTGTTCGCAGGCAACGTGGCGCAGGAAGGTTCCCCCTTCACCGCCCGGCTCGCAGCCGCTGGCTTCAACGTGCTCGGCAAGACCACCACGTCGGAGCTGGGGCTGCTGGGCAGCACCGAGGCGCTGCTGTCGGGTACCACGCGCAACCCGTGGGATCTCACGCGCTCCGCCACGGGGTCTTCCGGTGGTTCGGCGGCCGCCGTGGCCAGCGGCATGGTCCCGCTCGCGCACGCCAGCGATGGCGGCGGCTCCATCCGCATCCCCGCAGCGGCGTGTGGTCTCTTCGGCCTCAAGCCCAGCCGAGGGCGCTGCGTGCCGGCCGGGCCCGACATGCACGGCCTGCTCATCGACTTTGCCGTGAGCCGCAGCGTGCGCGACAGCGCGCGCCTCCTGGCGGTGCTCGAGCAGCAGGACGGGCCGCTGCCGCCGGTGGGCGTGGTGCAAGGGCCCCACGCGCGGCGCCTCCGCATCGGCGTCTACCACGACACGCTCATGGGCGAGAGCCCTGTGCCCGCCGTGCACGACGCGTTGCGCAAGACCGTGGAGCTGTGCCGCGCGCTGGGCCACCACGTGGTGGACATGGCGTCGCCGCCGGTTTCAGGGGCCGAGCTCTCGGACACCTTCTTCGTGCTGGCCGGCTTCACCGTCGACCAGCTTGCGGCCATGATGCGACCCCTCTTGGGCCGCGACGTGGGCGAGGGCGAGCTCGAGCCATTCACTCTCGAGCTGCTGGCGTGGTTCCGCGCGCTCCCCGCCGGGCGCGTGCCGGATGCGCTCGCTGTGCTGGCCAAGGCCGAGGTCGCCATGCGCCAGCATCTCAGCGCGTTCGATGCGGTGCTCTGCCCCACGCTTCCCATCGAGGTGCCTTCCCTCGGGTACCTGTCGCCCCAGCTCCCGCGCGAAGTCGTGCTGCGGCGCACCGAGTCACTGGCCGGCTACACGTGCATCCACAACATGGCTGGCGTCCCCGCCATGACGGTGCCCCTCTTCCGCGACCCTACCGGTCTGCCCATCGGCAGCCACTTCGCCGCGCCGTTCGGTCACGAGGCCACGCTGCTGGCGCTGGCGTTCGAGCTCGAGGCGGCGGCCCCCTGGATCGACAGCTACCCGCTGCCTCAGGCGTAG
- a CDS encoding ATP-binding protein, producing the protein MSAHRIIVLTGGPSAGKTAVQQVASEQFGDRLVLVPEAATLLFSGGFPLPVSDETRRAAQRAIYFVQRELEEACTVHAPDDAVVLCDRGTADGAAYWKGTPDFFEAVGSTREAEHARYHTVIHLAVPGVGGGYNLQNPTRKETPEEARRVDEGIKRAWAGHPRLFDVSNETDFVHKLERAMALITAAMEEPG; encoded by the coding sequence ATGTCCGCGCACCGCATCATCGTCCTCACGGGTGGCCCCAGCGCCGGCAAGACCGCCGTGCAGCAGGTGGCCAGCGAGCAGTTCGGCGACCGCCTGGTGCTGGTGCCCGAGGCCGCCACCCTGCTTTTCTCCGGGGGCTTCCCGCTGCCGGTGTCCGATGAGACCCGGCGCGCGGCCCAGCGGGCCATCTACTTCGTGCAGCGCGAGCTGGAAGAGGCCTGCACCGTGCACGCCCCGGATGACGCCGTGGTGCTGTGCGATCGCGGGACGGCCGACGGCGCGGCCTACTGGAAGGGCACGCCCGACTTCTTCGAGGCCGTGGGGTCCACGCGCGAAGCCGAGCACGCGCGCTACCACACGGTCATCCACCTGGCGGTGCCGGGCGTGGGGGGCGGCTACAACCTGCAGAACCCCACGCGCAAAGAGACGCCCGAAGAGGCCCGCCGCGTGGACGAAGGCATCAAGCGCGCCTGGGCCGGCCACCCGCGGCTGTTCGACGTGAGCAACGAGACCGACTTCGTGCACAAGCTGGAGCGGGCCATGGCGCTGATCACGGCGGCCATGGAAGAGCCGGGCTGA
- the rpmB gene encoding 50S ribosomal protein L28, which yields MSKVCDVTGKRALRGHKVSHSNVKTVVFNQPNLQVKRFFIPEENRWVKLRVSTAGIREIDKRGIASVMREIAARRSAS from the coding sequence GTGTCCAAGGTCTGCGACGTCACCGGCAAGCGCGCTCTGCGCGGCCACAAAGTCTCCCACTCCAACGTGAAGACGGTTGTCTTCAACCAGCCCAATCTCCAGGTGAAGCGCTTCTTCATCCCGGAAGAGAACCGCTGGGTGAAGCTGCGCGTCAGCACGGCCGGCATCCGCGAGATCGACAAGCGCGGCATCGCGTCGGTCATGCGCGAGATCGCGGCTCGTCGCAGCGCCAGCTGA
- a CDS encoding dihydroneopterin aldolase codes for MSDTPQLDTIRIRGLHVECVVGVYPHEREVSQPLHVELDLLLDTETSARSERVRDTVNYAAASAQVMFLLKSCRFRLLETAAHTIARYLLAPPSPDEQRALVEQVRVKLTKPGALSGFAQPSIEIVRGQGWAHILQEEKPWGTVDVIHETRDAGIYRLNIQPGGEIPLHQHRIMRETEMVLTGGLHCQHQPVPAGTVYRWPRGAAHLYQNKSERWQSILCVDSPPFIPDDEAPVTGEPADVPPEPPWGPYVGVGG; via the coding sequence GTGAGCGACACCCCCCAGCTGGACACCATCCGCATCCGTGGCCTGCACGTGGAGTGCGTGGTGGGCGTGTACCCGCACGAGCGCGAGGTCAGCCAGCCGCTGCACGTGGAGCTGGACCTGCTGCTCGACACCGAGACCTCGGCGCGCAGCGAGCGCGTGCGCGACACCGTGAACTACGCGGCCGCGTCGGCGCAGGTGATGTTCCTGCTGAAGAGCTGTCGCTTCCGGTTGCTGGAGACCGCTGCGCACACCATCGCGCGCTACCTGCTAGCGCCGCCCTCGCCCGACGAGCAGCGCGCGCTGGTGGAGCAAGTGCGCGTGAAGCTCACCAAGCCCGGCGCGCTCAGCGGCTTCGCGCAGCCTTCCATCGAGATCGTGCGCGGGCAGGGCTGGGCCCACATCCTCCAGGAGGAGAAGCCCTGGGGGACGGTGGACGTCATCCACGAGACGCGCGACGCCGGCATCTACCGCCTGAACATCCAGCCGGGCGGCGAGATCCCCTTGCATCAACATCGCATCATGCGCGAGACCGAGATGGTGCTGACGGGCGGCCTCCACTGTCAGCACCAGCCGGTGCCGGCCGGTACGGTCTATCGCTGGCCGCGTGGCGCGGCACACCTGTATCAGAACAAGAGCGAGCGGTGGCAGAGCATCCTCTGCGTCGACTCGCCGCCCTTCATCCCAGACGACGAGGCGCCCGTCACCGGAGAGCCGGCCGACGTGCCGCCCGAGCCGCCCTGGGGTCCCTACGTAGGAGTCGGCGGATGA
- a CDS encoding TetR/AcrR family transcriptional regulator, which yields MQTLKPEVRERVLLAGEAVFAEAGYAGATMAGIASRAGVSTGNVYRYFASKDALFDELFPPAFAAQFLALLRKRVRSLTEAPQLRALDPRAEADGQELLRFWLDHRRKVVVVLSHAEGSRLASFRQQFVTLLVDATAADLRKASGRPLTKTQRLVLTTLFENTARMLVAILGSDASEADVVAAFAGFWSYQLAGLAGFKEWVLA from the coding sequence ATGCAGACACTCAAGCCCGAAGTTCGCGAGCGCGTGCTCCTGGCCGGCGAGGCCGTCTTCGCCGAGGCCGGCTACGCGGGCGCCACCATGGCGGGCATCGCCTCGCGAGCCGGCGTCTCCACGGGCAACGTGTACCGCTACTTCGCCAGCAAGGACGCGCTGTTCGACGAGCTGTTCCCCCCGGCTTTCGCGGCCCAGTTCCTCGCGCTGCTCCGCAAGCGCGTCCGATCGCTGACGGAGGCGCCCCAGTTGCGCGCGCTCGACCCACGCGCCGAGGCCGATGGCCAGGAGCTGCTGCGCTTCTGGCTGGACCACCGCCGCAAAGTCGTGGTTGTGCTGTCGCACGCGGAGGGCTCGCGGCTCGCCTCCTTCCGGCAGCAGTTCGTCACGCTCCTGGTGGACGCCACCGCCGCGGACCTGCGGAAGGCGTCTGGCCGCCCCCTCACCAAGACACAGCGCCTCGTGCTCACCACCCTGTTCGAGAACACGGCACGCATGCTGGTCGCCATCCTCGGCAGCGACGCGAGCGAGGCGGACGTGGTCGCCGCGTTTGCGGGGTTCTGGAGCTATCAACTCGCCGGCCTCGCCGGTTTCAAGGAATGGGTGCTCGCATGA
- a CDS encoding pyridoxal phosphate-dependent aminotransferase, protein MTLRHDAPETEPEPDRTDALDLMGAFRNVPRTGVIYVTVEAQKRGFQLGAEGWCNLGQGQPETGPLPGAPERLTSIPVGADDLDYAPVPGIWELREAVANLYNELFRKGKPSQYGPENVAICGGGRVSIMRACAAIAPVHLGHFLPDYTAYEELLDVFRRFQPIPILLDPESLYEFSAADLRREILGRGLGAILMSNACNPTGKLVHGDALRAWVDTARELDCALLMDEFYSHYVWVGDQPIVSAAEYVTDVNRDPIVVFDGLTKNWRYPGFRTTWVLGPKTFIESVASAGSFLDGGAVAPMQRAAISLVQVEPTLAETKAIRDTFLPKRDRLISGLRALGIKFAVEPEGTFYAWGDLSDLPESIRHGEDFFKAALEYQVICVPGHFFDINPGKRRMSRPSRFRHHVRFSFGPDMEVIESALDRLGQMIRSHR, encoded by the coding sequence ATGACGCTCCGCCACGACGCCCCCGAGACCGAGCCCGAACCCGACCGCACCGACGCGCTGGACCTGATGGGAGCGTTCCGCAACGTGCCCCGCACGGGCGTCATCTACGTGACCGTGGAGGCCCAGAAGCGGGGCTTCCAGCTGGGCGCCGAGGGCTGGTGCAACCTGGGCCAGGGGCAGCCCGAGACGGGCCCGCTGCCGGGTGCTCCCGAGCGGCTGACGTCCATTCCCGTGGGCGCCGATGATCTCGACTACGCGCCCGTGCCCGGCATCTGGGAGCTGCGCGAGGCCGTGGCCAACCTGTACAACGAGCTCTTTCGCAAGGGGAAGCCCTCGCAGTACGGGCCCGAGAACGTGGCCATCTGCGGCGGCGGGCGCGTATCCATCATGCGCGCGTGCGCGGCCATCGCACCGGTGCACCTGGGGCACTTCCTGCCGGACTACACGGCCTACGAAGAGCTGCTGGACGTGTTCCGTCGCTTCCAGCCCATCCCCATCTTGCTGGACCCGGAGTCGCTCTACGAGTTCAGCGCCGCCGACCTGCGCCGCGAGATCCTGGGGCGGGGCCTGGGCGCCATCCTGATGAGCAACGCCTGCAACCCCACCGGAAAGCTGGTGCACGGCGACGCGCTGCGGGCCTGGGTGGACACGGCGCGCGAGCTGGACTGCGCGCTACTCATGGACGAGTTCTACTCCCACTACGTGTGGGTGGGCGACCAGCCCATCGTGAGCGCCGCCGAGTACGTGACCGACGTGAACCGCGACCCCATCGTGGTGTTCGACGGGCTCACCAAGAACTGGCGCTACCCCGGCTTCCGCACCACGTGGGTGCTGGGCCCCAAGACCTTCATCGAGTCCGTGGCCAGCGCCGGCTCTTTCTTGGATGGCGGCGCCGTGGCGCCCATGCAGCGCGCGGCCATCTCGCTGGTGCAGGTGGAGCCCACGCTCGCGGAGACCAAGGCCATCCGCGACACCTTCCTCCCGAAGCGCGACCGGCTCATCAGCGGCCTGCGCGCGCTGGGCATCAAGTTCGCGGTGGAGCCCGAAGGCACGTTCTACGCGTGGGGCGACCTCAGCGACCTGCCCGAGTCCATCCGCCACGGCGAAGACTTCTTCAAGGCCGCGCTCGAGTACCAGGTGATCTGCGTGCCCGGGCACTTCTTCGACATCAACCCGGGCAAGCGCCGCATGAGCCGCCCCAGCCGCTTTCGCCACCACGTGCGCTTCTCGTTCGGGCCCGACATGGAGGTCATCGAGAGCGCGCTCGATCGCCTGGGCCAGATGATTCGCAGCCACCGCTGA
- a CDS encoding crotonase/enoyl-CoA hydratase family protein: MTVTYELHGHVALITLHRPEVQNAVDSATAQALHGAFAHFEADEQAYVAVFTGGGGTFCAGADLKALAKGDTRDLAPEAIGPMGPTRMELDKPVIAAIEGYAVAGGLELALFCDLRVVAEDAVLGVFCRRFGVPLIDLGTVRLPRLIGHGRAMDLILTGRPVHADEALRIGLCERVAPKGQALSQALELAAQIAAFPQRCMRGDRRSAIDQWSLAWPDAMRRELELGLATLASGETLSGATAFSGGKGRHGSFE; encoded by the coding sequence CTGACGGTCACCTACGAGCTGCACGGGCACGTGGCCCTGATCACCCTGCACCGGCCCGAAGTCCAGAACGCCGTGGACAGCGCCACCGCACAGGCCCTGCACGGTGCGTTCGCCCACTTCGAAGCGGACGAGCAGGCCTACGTGGCGGTCTTCACGGGAGGGGGCGGTACCTTCTGCGCGGGGGCGGACCTGAAAGCGCTGGCCAAGGGAGACACCCGCGATCTCGCGCCGGAGGCCATTGGCCCCATGGGGCCCACGCGCATGGAGCTGGACAAGCCGGTCATCGCCGCCATCGAAGGCTATGCCGTGGCCGGGGGGCTCGAGCTGGCCCTCTTCTGCGACCTGCGCGTGGTGGCCGAGGACGCCGTGCTGGGGGTGTTCTGCCGGCGCTTCGGGGTGCCGCTGATCGACCTCGGGACCGTGCGCCTGCCGCGCCTCATCGGGCACGGGCGCGCCATGGACCTGATCCTGACGGGGCGTCCGGTGCACGCCGACGAGGCGCTGCGCATCGGGCTGTGCGAGCGGGTGGCCCCGAAGGGACAGGCCCTCTCGCAGGCGCTCGAGCTGGCGGCCCAGATCGCGGCGTTCCCCCAACGCTGCATGCGCGGCGACCGGCGCTCGGCCATCGACCAGTGGTCCCTGGCGTGGCCCGACGCCATGCGCCGCGAGCTCGAGCTCGGGCTGGCCACGCTGGCCTCGGGCGAGACGTTGAGCGGGGCCACGGCGTTCTCGGGTGGCAAGGGTCGGCACGGGTCGTTCGAGTAG